The stretch of DNA TTCGATACATGGTCCACGATGAAATAGACCACCCCACTGCCGATCTGGTCCAGCGTGCCACGGAGAACGGCGGCAAATGCTTCGAAGTCCGCCTCCTCATTGGCCATGGGCACAATCACACACCAATCGATCGATGAATACATAGCTGCGGCTTTCCGTTCAATTTACAGGTCCTATTGATACGAGGGTTTTTATAAATGACGCGAAACGTTTAGCCGAACCAAAATCAATGAACCGGCCCAAGCTGCCCATCAACTGCTTTTTCGACCCCCGAAGCGATTGGCCAAATTTCAAACTAAACCCCTTTTCAAGCCGGCTCAATATCCTCCTTGTAATCACCTGCGGAAGATATCCACCAAACAGCGGGGACAATCTTGCTTCTGCAGGCGCAGGACGACGCCCCAGTTTTTCCTCTGTCATTCTACTCCTTCTCGACAGCCCCTCGATGTTTCGATAAAACCCTCGGATGCCCACTGCACTCATCACCGGCATCACCGGCCAAGACGGTTCCTACCTCGCAGAGCTGCTTCTACAAAAAGGATACACCGTCCATGGCATCATGCGCCGGTCCTCCAGCTTCAACACCGACCGCATCGAACCCATCTACCAATCCCCGCAGGACGGGAGTCGCAGGCTTTTCCTCCACTATGGCGACCTTTCCGATTCCAGTTCGACGCTCTCCCTCGTGGGGGACATCAAGCCGGACGAGATTTACCACCTCGGCGCCCAAAGCCATGTCCGGGTCAGCTTCGATATCCCGGAATACACCGGCGACGTCACCGGCCTGGGCACCACTCGCCTCCTCGAGGCCATGCGCCGATCCTGTCCGAAGAGCCGCTTCTACCAGGCCTCCAGCAGCGAGATGTATGGACTGGTCCAGGAAGTGCCCCAGAAGGAAACCACCCCTTTCTATCCCCGCAGCCCCTACGGCGCCGCCAAGGTCTACGCCTACTGGCTAACTGTCAATTACCGCGAAAGCTACGGCCTCCATGCCACCAATGGCATCCTCTTCAACCACGAATCCCCGCGGCGCGGGGAAACCTTCGTCACACGCAAGATCACCCGCGCGGTCGCCCGCATCAAGAAAGGTCTCCAGAAAAAGCTCCACATGGGCAACCTTGAGGCCAAGCGGGACTGGGGCTACGCCCCCGATTACGTCGAGGCCATGTGGATGATGCTCCAACAGGAAAAGGGCGACGACTATGTGGTCGCCACCGGGGAGACACACAGTGTGCGTGAGTTTCTAGAATTGGCCTTTGGTCGTGCCGGGATGGACTACCGCGATTATGTCGAACACGACGCCCGTTACGAACGCCCGGCAGAAGTCGATCTGCTCATCGGCGACCCCTCCAAGGCCCGCCGCCAGCTCGGCTGGGAACCCCGGGTCAAGTTCAAGGAACTGGTCGAAATCATGGTCGACGCTGATATCCACCTTCTCGACGAGGAACTGGCCGGTCAGCATGTGCGGGCCTGAGGAGCCACACCACCCCAGGACATGAGCACCCTTCAGGGAAAATTGTTCATCGCCGGCCACCGCGGCCTCGTCGGCCGCGCCCTCTGCCGTGCCGCCGGTCATCATCCCGGACTGGAACTGGTGACACGCACCCGCCAAGAGGTCAATCTTGAGGACGAGGCCGCCGTTCGCGCTTTTTTCATCCAGGAAAAGCCGGATTACGTCATCGATGCCGCGGCCAAGGTCGGCGGCATAAAGGCCAACAACGACTTCCCTGTCGATTTCCTCCTGACCAACCTGCGTATCCAGAACAACATCATATCCGCCGCCCACACGGCCGGGGTGCGTAAATTGCTTTTCCTCGGCAGTTCGTGCATCTATCCGAAGCTGGCGCCCCAGCCCATCCGCGAGGACGCCCTCCTCACCGGGCCGCTCGAACCGACCAACGAGTGGTATGCCGTGGCCAAGATCACCGGGATCAAACTCTGCCAGGCCTACCGCAAACAGTACGGCGCCTCCTTCATCAGCGCCATGCCCACCAACCTTTACGGACCCCATGACAACTTCGACCTCCAGTCGTCACATGTGCTCCCCGCCCTCATCCGCAAATTTCACGAAGCCAAATCCTCCGGAGGCAAAGTCACCCTCTGGGGCACCGGCAGCCCCCGCCGGGAGTTCCTCCACGTCGACGACCTGGCCGCCGCCTGTTTCCTGCTTCTGGAGGTTTACGACGGAGGGGAACCGGTGAACCTGGGCTGCGGCGAGGATGTCACCATCAAAGAACTGGCAGAAACCGTTGCCCGGGTCACCGGGTTCGCAGGCGGACTCGAGTGGGACACCCGCATGCCGGACGGCACGCCACGCAAGCTCCTCGATATTTCCCGCATCCGGGCCATGGGCTGGAGCCCGCAGATCTCTCTGGAGGAAGGCATCCGCCAGACCTATTCTTGGTATCTGAACACCAGCGCTTGAGTCAGGAGCCGGTCCGCCGTTCACGCACCGAGCGCTCCAGCGCTTCGTGTATCTCCGTGAACCTTACCCCTTGGGCCAATGCTTTGGAGGAATCGAGAACACATTCCGATCGCGGGGTGCGGCCGGCCACCGAGACAAATTCCTGGGAATCGGCAAAGAAGCGCACGGGCCCGGCAATCAAGCCCGCCCGAACGAGCAGGGCAGTCAGTTCCGAGGTGCGCACCACTCCCGGATTGGTCATGTTGTAAATCCCGAAAGGCGCCCGGTTCATGGCCAAATCCAGACATCCGGCCGTGAACTCATCGATTTGGCTGATCGAATTTTCCGATTCCAGATGGCAGGGGTAACCCATGATTTTTGACAGATAATTGCGCGGTTCTGCATCCCCGTTGAACGGGCGGCGCAGACGCCAGATCCAAACCTGTTCCTTCAATCGCAGCATCTCCTCCGCCAATGCCTTGCAGCCGCTGTAGAAACTGGAGTTGTTGTGACGGAAATCAAAGTTGGGCAAATCGCTTTCACACCAACCCTGTCCCTCCTTTTTGCATCCACTGTAAATGCAACCACTGGAGACGTGCCCCAAAGGAATGCCCCTGGCGGCACAGGCCTCACTCAAGCGGACTGGAAAGGCCAGATTGGCTTCCAGGCAGCGTATTTTTTGCCGTTCCGCGGCCTCGACGTTGGGGATACCCGTAAAACCGGCCGCACATATCACCAGCGTGGGTTGGATTTCATCCAGCAATTGCCCCAAGACCCACGGAATACCATAGTCCCGCTGACCGCGCACGGGACCATAAAAGGAGATCCCCCTCTGCCCAAGCGCACGCTGGAAGGCTTTCCCGACATATCCCGTGGCACCCAACAACAAAACCATAATGCAAGCTAGAAAGACCCCAACGGGTGTCGAGTATGTTGAATCAACTTTTCAGTGACGGGGCGATGCGGTCGAATTCCGCCAAAGCCATGCCCACCACTTGGTCCATGTTGTAGTAGCGGTAGGTGGCCAGGCGTCCGATGAAACTGGTATTCGGCTCGGCCTCGGCCATCAAACGGTATTTTTCGTACAAGGCCCGGGCGTCAGGGGCCGGGATGGGGTAATAGGCCTCTTTGCCCGGCCCGTAGTCCTCGGGGTATTCGCGCACAATGGTCGTCACCGGGAGCTTCTGGCCGGTGGCGTGTTTCAATTCAACAATGCGGGTGAAGGCCTCGTCGTTGGGGTAGTTGACCTGCATGGCCGGCTGGAAGTATTCCCGGGCCAGGGTTTCGGGCTCGAAACGCAGGGAACGATAGGGTAGCGGCCCGTGGCAACAGTCGAAATACTCATCCACGGCCCCGGTATATACCAGATGACGGTGACCGGTTTCGCCTTGGATGGAACGGTAGTCGGTCCCCAACCGGACCTCGATGAGCGGATGGTCGAGGATCTTCTCAAACATGCGGGTGTATCCTTCTTTGGGCAGGGCTTGGAATTTTTCCGAAAAATAACGATCGTCGCGGTTGGTGCGGATGGGGATGCGACCACAGACACTGGCGTCCAGTTCCTTGGGATCGCGCCGCCACTGCTTGCCGGTGTAGTTCTTGAAAAACATCTCATAAAGCTTCCAACCCACCTGGGAGACGATCACCTCCTCGGAATTCTTCGGCTCGGCAATATCCACCCGCCACTCTTCCAGGGTGGCCTGCATTTCCTCGGGAGTGGAGGATCGTCCGATGAGTTGCTCGAAGGTGTTGAGGTTGATCGGGAACTGCCAGTAACGCCCGTCCACCCGCGAGAGGATCTTGTACTCGACGGCATGCCATTCGGTGAACTGCCCGAGGTAGGCGACGATCCGTTCGGAATTGCTGCGGAAATAATGCGGACCATAGGTGTGGAGCAGAACCCCGGCGGCATCGGTGTGGTCATGGGCGTTTCCACCGATATGGGTGCGCCGGTCAACCACCAGACATCGCAGGCCCAACTGCGAGGCCAGACGTTCCGCGATGACGGCCCCGGCGAAACCCGCGCCGGCGATGAGGATATCACAGCGACTCATGACTCAATGGTCTCGGACCCCATTATTTAAGGCCGGTTGCCGATAGTTTGCGAAGATAGTCCGCGTAGGTGCTACGGCCCATTCGGACCACTGATTGCTCCAAGGCCGCCGCATCCAACCAGCCCTGACGCCAACCGATTTCCTCCAAGCAGGCGATTTGCAGGCCTTGCCGCTCCTGCACGGCCTGGACAAACTGGCCCGCTTGCAGGAGCGATTCGTGGGTGCCGGTGTCCAGCCAAGCCACCCCGCGCCCCATGATACGAACGTGGAGAGCGCCCTCCCGCAGATAGGTTTCATTAAGGGCGGTGATTTCCAGTTCCCCGCGGGCGCTGGGCTTGAGCTGCCGGGCTTTCTCCGGGGCGCGCCCATCATAAAAATACAATCCGGGCACGGCAAAACTCGACTTGGGCTGTGCCGGTTTCTCTTCCAGCGAAACGGCCCGCCCTTCCGGACCGAACTCCACCACTCCATAGCGTTGGGGATCGGCGACATGATAGGCAAAAATGGTCGCCCCCTGTTCCAGACTGGAAACTTCAAGAAGGGTCTCCCCCAGGGCATGCCCGTAGAAAAGGTTGTCGCCGAGCACCAGGCAGGAAGGCGCGCCGTCCAAGAACTTCTCCCCGATCAGGAAGGCCTGCGCCAGACCATCGGGCCTGGCTTGTTCGGCGTATTGGAGGGAAATACCGAAGGCACTGCCATCTCCGAGCAGCCGCCGGAAGAGGGGGAGGTCTTCCGGGGTGGAGATGACCAGAATCTCCCGGATGCCCGCGAGCATGAGCACGGACAACGGGTAATAGACCATGGGCTTGTCATATATGGGGAGCAGTTGCTTGCTCACCGCCTTGGTCAGGGGGAAAAGACGGGTGCCGCTGCCTCCGGCGAGGATGATGCCTTTGCGTTGCATGGACGGGTCTCCGGGAAGAATTCAATTCCGGGAACCGAGGCGCTCCCGGGCATACTTCTTAGCCGTGATGTTGTCGCACCACTGGCGGTTCTGCAAATACCATTGCACGGTTTCGCGCAGGCCGGTTTCCAATGTCCAGCGGGGCGACCAACCCAGCTCGCGCTGGATTTTGCGGATGTCCATGGCGTAGCGGCGGTCATGGCCCGGCCGGTCGGGAACAAAGCTTTTCAATACGGCATAAGAGCCTCCTCCAGCCCGCGGTGCCAGTTCGTCGAGCAGACGGATGAGGGCGTCGATCAGCACCAGGTTGGTGCGCTCGGATGCTCCGCCGATGTTGTAGGATTCCCCGGGAACTCCAGCCTCCAGGACACGGGCGATGGCGGTGCAATGGTCCTCGACATAGAGCCAATCGCGGATGTTGGCCCCATCACCATAAATGGGCAGGGGCTTGCCCTCAAGAGCGTTGAGGATCATCAGGGGGATCAGCTTCTCCGGGAACTGGCGCGGACCGTAATTATTGGAACAGTTGGTCAGAAGAACCGGGAGTCCATAAGTGTGGTGCGCCGCGCGCACCAAGTGGTCACTCCCGGCCTTGGACGCAGCGTAGGGACTGTTGGGAGCGTAGGGCGTGGTCTCGGAGAAGGCCGGGTCCTCAAGTCCGAGTGAACCAAAGACCTCATCGGTGGAAATATGCAGGAACCGCATCGCGGCACGGGCCGCCTCCGGGGCGGCCTTCCAATGACGACGGAAGACATCCAGCAGCCGCAGCGTGCCCACCACGTTCGTTTGTACAAACGGCTCCGGGGTGTCGATGGAACGGTCGACGTGCGATTCAGCGGCAAAATGGACCAGCCGTCCGATACCGTGCACGCGGAGCAGGCCGGATACGAGGTCCGCATCCAGGATATCGCCGTGGACAAAGACCACACGCGGATCGTCGGGCACATTCGTCCGAACGCCGGCATAGGTCAGCGCGTCGAGGACCACCAAGCGGTCCACAGGCCGGGCTGTGGAGCCCAGGACATGGCGGACAAAATGGGAACCTATGAAACCGGCGCCACCGGTGATGAGGATGCGATTCATATGGACAGTCGCATCATTCGAGGCGTGCGTGGAATCAAACCCCCACTGCCTTGAGCACGGCTTCCAAGGTGGGTGGTATGGGATTCAATTCCTGGGCGGCGCATCGGATGGCCCGGTCGGGGTCCTTGAGTCCGTGCCCGGTCATGGTCGCCGTGACCAGGGCTCCCGCCGGCAACGGCGCCGTCCGGGTCATCTTGATCAGGCCGGCCAGGGGGGCGGCACAGGCGGGTTCGACGAAGATCCCCTCCGTGGCGGCGAGCAGTTGGTAAGCATGAAGGATTTCCGCGTCGGTGACTTTGTCGATTTTTCCACCGGAATCGCGCGCCGCCTCGAGCGCGGGCTGCCAACTGGCCGGGTTGCCGATACGGATGGCGGTGGCCACGGTTTCAGGATGCTCGATGATGTGCCCGTCGACAATCGGGGCGGAGCCTGCGGCCTGCCAACCCATCATCTTGGGGAGGGAGGTTGATTTGCCCGCTTGGTGGTATTCGCGGAATCCGCTCCAATAGGCGGTGATGTTGCCGGCATTGCCGACGGGGATGAAATGGTAGTCCGGGGCGCGGCCGAGGACGTCACATATCTCGAAAGCGGCCGTTTTCTGGCCCTCGATGCGGACCGGATTGATCGAATTGACGACCTCGAAGTGCTCCAGTTTGCCAAGCTCGCGGACGAGGTTCAGGGCGTCGTCGAAATTCCCGGTGATGGGGATGATCTGGGCGCCGTAGATGAGGGCCTGGGCGAGTTTGCCCATGGCTATGTTGCCGTGGGGCAGGACGACCACGGCCTTCATGCCGGCGCGGGCGGCATAGGCGGCAGCGGCGGCTGAGGTGTTGCCGGTGCTGGCGCAGGCCACCACCCGGGCGCCGCGCTCCTTGGCCACCGACATGGCCAGGGTCATCCCGCGGTCCTTGAACGAACACGTGGGGTTGAGGGCCTCGTATTTGAGATAGAGGGTGACGTCGGCCCCGATGGCCGCGGCCAGCCGCGGAACGGGGATGAGCGGGGTGTTGCCCTCGAGGAGGGTCACCACGGGGGTTTTATCGGTAACGGGAAGATAAGCACGGTAGTGCTCGATGAGGCCGGGCCAGGGTTGGTTCATGAAAAATCCTCCACGCGGATGACCTGTGACGGACAGTGGACCACGTCCAGGTGCTCGATTTCCGCCAAAGCGGCGGCGAAATCCGCTTCGCGGGCATCGTCCAGCAGCATGACCAGGGGAACGGATCCGCCTTGATGTCCTTCGGGCTGGAAGACCGAGGAAATGCCGATGCGGTGGCGGCCGAAGACATCGGCCACCCGGGCGAGGACGCCCGGCCTGTCGGTCACTCCCAGGCGGACATAGAAGCGCGAAACCATTTCCCCGCGGGGCACCGTCCCCTGGTAACATGTGTGGGAGGCCAGGCGGCGGAATCCGACGCCATGCATGCGATCGATGGCGGCCTCGGACAAGTCGCCC from Candidatus Methylacidiphilales bacterium encodes:
- the gmd gene encoding GDP-mannose 4,6-dehydratase translates to MPTALITGITGQDGSYLAELLLQKGYTVHGIMRRSSSFNTDRIEPIYQSPQDGSRRLFLHYGDLSDSSSTLSLVGDIKPDEIYHLGAQSHVRVSFDIPEYTGDVTGLGTTRLLEAMRRSCPKSRFYQASSSEMYGLVQEVPQKETTPFYPRSPYGAAKVYAYWLTVNYRESYGLHATNGILFNHESPRRGETFVTRKITRAVARIKKGLQKKLHMGNLEAKRDWGYAPDYVEAMWMMLQQEKGDDYVVATGETHSVREFLELAFGRAGMDYRDYVEHDARYERPAEVDLLIGDPSKARRQLGWEPRVKFKELVEIMVDADIHLLDEELAGQHVRA
- a CDS encoding GDP-L-fucose synthase, with product MSTLQGKLFIAGHRGLVGRALCRAAGHHPGLELVTRTRQEVNLEDEAAVRAFFIQEKPDYVIDAAAKVGGIKANNDFPVDFLLTNLRIQNNIISAAHTAGVRKLLFLGSSCIYPKLAPQPIREDALLTGPLEPTNEWYAVAKITGIKLCQAYRKQYGASFISAMPTNLYGPHDNFDLQSSHVLPALIRKFHEAKSSGGKVTLWGTGSPRREFLHVDDLAAACFLLLEVYDGGEPVNLGCGEDVTIKELAETVARVTGFAGGLEWDTRMPDGTPRKLLDISRIRAMGWSPQISLEEGIRQTYSWYLNTSA
- a CDS encoding sugar nucleotide-binding protein; translation: MVLLLGATGYVGKAFQRALGQRGISFYGPVRGQRDYGIPWVLGQLLDEIQPTLVICAAGFTGIPNVEAAERQKIRCLEANLAFPVRLSEACAARGIPLGHVSSGCIYSGCKKEGQGWCESDLPNFDFRHNNSSFYSGCKALAEEMLRLKEQVWIWRLRRPFNGDAEPRNYLSKIMGYPCHLESENSISQIDEFTAGCLDLAMNRAPFGIYNMTNPGVVRTSELTALLVRAGLIAGPVRFFADSQEFVSVAGRTPRSECVLDSSKALAQGVRFTEIHEALERSVRERRTGS
- the glf gene encoding UDP-galactopyranose mutase — encoded protein: MSRCDILIAGAGFAGAVIAERLASQLGLRCLVVDRRTHIGGNAHDHTDAAGVLLHTYGPHYFRSNSERIVAYLGQFTEWHAVEYKILSRVDGRYWQFPINLNTFEQLIGRSSTPEEMQATLEEWRVDIAEPKNSEEVIVSQVGWKLYEMFFKNYTGKQWRRDPKELDASVCGRIPIRTNRDDRYFSEKFQALPKEGYTRMFEKILDHPLIEVRLGTDYRSIQGETGHRHLVYTGAVDEYFDCCHGPLPYRSLRFEPETLAREYFQPAMQVNYPNDEAFTRIVELKHATGQKLPVTTIVREYPEDYGPGKEAYYPIPAPDARALYEKYRLMAEAEPNTSFIGRLATYRYYNMDQVVGMALAEFDRIAPSLKS
- the rfbA gene encoding glucose-1-phosphate thymidylyltransferase RfbA, whose protein sequence is MQRKGIILAGGSGTRLFPLTKAVSKQLLPIYDKPMVYYPLSVLMLAGIREILVISTPEDLPLFRRLLGDGSAFGISLQYAEQARPDGLAQAFLIGEKFLDGAPSCLVLGDNLFYGHALGETLLEVSSLEQGATIFAYHVADPQRYGVVEFGPEGRAVSLEEKPAQPKSSFAVPGLYFYDGRAPEKARQLKPSARGELEITALNETYLREGALHVRIMGRGVAWLDTGTHESLLQAGQFVQAVQERQGLQIACLEEIGWRQGWLDAAALEQSVVRMGRSTYADYLRKLSATGLK
- the rfbB gene encoding dTDP-glucose 4,6-dehydratase, which gives rise to MNRILITGGAGFIGSHFVRHVLGSTARPVDRLVVLDALTYAGVRTNVPDDPRVVFVHGDILDADLVSGLLRVHGIGRLVHFAAESHVDRSIDTPEPFVQTNVVGTLRLLDVFRRHWKAAPEAARAAMRFLHISTDEVFGSLGLEDPAFSETTPYAPNSPYAASKAGSDHLVRAAHHTYGLPVLLTNCSNNYGPRQFPEKLIPLMILNALEGKPLPIYGDGANIRDWLYVEDHCTAIARVLEAGVPGESYNIGGASERTNLVLIDALIRLLDELAPRAGGGSYAVLKSFVPDRPGHDRRYAMDIRKIQRELGWSPRWTLETGLRETVQWYLQNRQWCDNITAKKYARERLGSRN
- the thrC gene encoding threonine synthase produces the protein MNQPWPGLIEHYRAYLPVTDKTPVVTLLEGNTPLIPVPRLAAAIGADVTLYLKYEALNPTCSFKDRGMTLAMSVAKERGARVVACASTGNTSAAAAAYAARAGMKAVVVLPHGNIAMGKLAQALIYGAQIIPITGNFDDALNLVRELGKLEHFEVVNSINPVRIEGQKTAAFEICDVLGRAPDYHFIPVGNAGNITAYWSGFREYHQAGKSTSLPKMMGWQAAGSAPIVDGHIIEHPETVATAIRIGNPASWQPALEAARDSGGKIDKVTDAEILHAYQLLAATEGIFVEPACAAPLAGLIKMTRTAPLPAGALVTATMTGHGLKDPDRAIRCAAQELNPIPPTLEAVLKAVGV